The sequence below is a genomic window from Microbulbifer hydrolyticus.
GTGTTTCGCGACCGGGACGAGCTGGCCAGTGCAACCGATCTGAGCAATATCATTCACCAGGCACTTTCGCAGTCGTCCGCCCTGATCGCCATCTGCTCTCCCGCGGCCGCCCGCTCGCGCTGGGTGGATGATGAAATCCTCACGTTCAAGCGCATGGGCGGGGAGCAGCGGATTTTTTGTCTGATTGTGGGCGGTGAGCCCTATGCATCCTCGCAAGCCGAAAATGCCGCCGCAGAGTGCTTTCCTGAGGCGCTGCGCTATCAACTGGGTGAAGATGGCAACCTGTCGGACACACCGGCAGAACCCATTGCCAGCGACGTCCGCCCCGGTAAGGACGGCAAGGAAAATGCCAAGCTGAAGCTGATTGCCGGGCTGCTCGCTGTTGGATTTGACGACCTGCGGCAACGCGAGGCCATGCGGCGCCAACGACGTATGGCACTGGTCGCCTCCACATCGGTCGCCGGTATGCTGGTGGCGTTTGGTCTTGCTGCAGCTGCCATCATCGCCCGCGACGAGGCGGAGGCTGCGCGCCGTATTGCTGTAATCGAAGCAGGAAAAGCCCAGCAAACCACTGAATTCCTGGTAAAGCTGTTTTCAGTGTCAGATCCCAGCGAAGCGCGGGGCAACACGGTGACCGCCCGGGAAATCCTCGACAAGGCCGCGCGCAGGATCGAAACCGAACTGGCTAACCAGCCAGAAATTCAGGCGGCACTCACCGGGACTATCGGCGAGGTTTACACCAGCCTCGGCCTTTACCAGCAGGCAATGCCACTGCTGGAAACCTCACTGGAAAATCGCCGCGCGCTGGAAGGCACCCAAGTAAAGGAGTTGGCCGAAAGCCTGAACCGTATCGCGCGCGTATCTACCGTTCAGGCTGACTACCCTAGAGCAGAGGCACTCTACAACGAATCCGTACAAGCACTGCGCGATTCCGGTGCAGAGGAGGCACTGGCAAACAGCTATGCGGGACTGGCTGAGCTTTACTTCCGCATGGGGCAGTATGAACGCGCCCAGCCGCTGTTAATGGATGTTCTGGACCTCAGAGTCAAACTGCTGGGTCCCAAATCCGCCAAAGTGGCCGATGCCATCGAGGAGCTCGGACTGAGTCACTTCGATCTCGGCAACCTCGATCAGGCAGAGCAGATGCTGACCCGCTCCCTTGCGCTGCGAAGAGAAATTTATCAGGGCAGCATCCACCCTGAGCTTGCGGAAAACCTCAACAACCTCGCATCGCTCTACTACCAGCAGGGCAAGCTGGAAGAAGCTAAAGAGCTATTCACAGAGTCACTCACCATGTTTCGCGAGCTGCTGGGGGATGTGCACCCCGACCTGGCGGCAATCTACAACAACCTCGCCCTGCTCAACCATGACCAGAAGCGGTTGGAGCCGGCGGAAACCATGTACCGGGAGGCGCTACTACAGCAGCAAAAAATCCACGGAGAGGAACACCCTGAAGTTGCGCGGTCCTACAACAACCTGGCGTATCTGTTATACGACCGCGGGCACCGACAAGAGGCACTGGAGATGGTGGAAAAAGCCTTGCAGATCGCGCTTGCCACGCAGGGTCTCCAGCACAAGGATGTTGCGAGCTACCGAGGCACCTTTGGCCGCTGGCTCGCCGAAAATGGTGATTACACCAGATCCGTCGCCCTGCTACGTGAGTCGCTGGCCATCAAGGAAGGCTATTTCAATTGGGACCACCCGAGCCTGCTGGTTACCCGGTTTGACCTGATCGAATCTCTGGCAGGTGCACATGCGCTGGAAGAAGCTACCGCTCTCGCCCAAACCACCTATGACCAGTTAAAGCTGAGGCCGGGAGAAGCGGACTGGCTCACCCTGGTCTCGGAAAGTGTCTATGGCGACATTCTCAGTCGAAACAACAACCTTGAGCAGGGAGAGCCCCTCCTGGTGCATGCATACGAACGCTTAAGCCAGGACACCACGGTCCGCGCGCAGTACGTGCGCAAATCGCTGCAGCGACTGATCGACCACTTCCACCGGTCCGGCCACGAAGTACGAGCAAAGGAGTTTGAGAGCACGCTTCTCGCGATCTCCGGATAACACCCCGGCTCAGCAATTCAGGCCTGCTCTTTCAGGCGCCCGATTTCGTCCCGAATCTTTGCGGCGGCCTCGAATTCCAGATTCTTGGCATGCTGGTACATTTGCTCCTCCAGCTCCTCGATCCTGGCCCAGCGCTGTTGATCGGTAAGTGGCTTTTGATCGGCCTTGTAGGCGCCCCCCTTCTCGGCCACTTTGCGCTTACCACGCGCTGGCACGCCTGGCGCAATGGCCCCCTCCATGATGTCGGCGACGCTTTTGAAAATCCCCTTCGGGGTAATTCCGTGCTCCGCATTGTGCGCCAACTGTTTTTCCCGGCGACGCTCGGTTTCATCCAGCGCGCGCCGCATGGAGTCAGTGATCTTGTCGGCGTACAGGATTGCCCGGCCTTCCAGGTTGCGGGCGGCGCGGCCGATGGTCTGGATCAGAGAGCGATCCGAGCGCAGGAAGCCTTCTTTATCCGCATCAAAAATCGCCACCAGGGACACCTCGGGCATATCCAGCCCCTCCCGCAGCAGGTTGATGCCCACCAGCACATCGAACTCGCCGATACGCAGGTCGCGGATGATTTCCACCCGCTCGACGGTATCGATATCCGAGTGCAGGTAGCGCACGCGCACACCGTTATCCGCCAGATACTCGGTGAGGTCCTCCGCCATGCGCTTGGTGAGTACAGTAATCAGCACGCGCTGCTTCGCCGCCACGCAGCGGTGAATTTCTGACAGGGTATCATCGACCTGGGTAGCGGCCGGGCGCACTTCCACTTCCGGGTCAACCAGGCCGGTGGGGCGAACCACCTGCTCAACAATGGCACCGGCATGCTCGGCTTCATACTTGCCCGGTGTCGCTGACACAAAAATGGTTTGCGGAGACAGGCTCTCCCACTCTTCAAATTTCAGTGGGCGGTTATCCAGTGCAGACGGCAGGCGGAAACCGTATTCCACCAGTGTCTCCTTGCGCGAGCGGTCCCCGCGATACATGCCGCCAATCTGCGGTACGGTCACATGGCTCTCGTCGATAAACAGCAAAGCGTCGTGAGGCAGGTAGTCGAACAGGGTGGGAGGCGGCTGCCCTGAGTCACGGCCCGACAGGTAGCGCGAATAGTTTTCCACCCCGTTGCAGTAACCGAGCTCCTGCATCATCTCCAGATCGTAGCGGGTACGCTGCTCCAGGCGCTGTGCTTCCAGCAACTTGTTGTTGTCGCGCAGTTGCTCCAGGCGAGCCTTGAGCTCATCCTTGATCTGGTCAATGGCTTTGACGATAGTTTCGCGGGGCGTCACGTAGTGGGATTTCGGGAATATCGTGATGCGCGGGACCTTGTGCAACACCTCCCCGGTCAGGGGGTCAAACAGGGTGATCTCTTCGATTTCTTCATCGAACAGGGATAGGCGCACTGCCTCCAGGTCCGAATCTGCCGGGTAGATATCGATGATATCGCCGCGCACCCGGTAGGTGGCGCGACGAAAATCTGCATCGTTGCGGGTGTACTGCAGTTCCGCCAGTCTTCGAAGGATGGTCCGCTGATCCACGATATCGCCACGATCGAGGTGCAGCACCATCTTCAGGTACTTGTCCGGATCCCCCAGGCCGTAGATGGCCGATACCGTGGCCACCACGATCACATCCTTGCGCTCAATCAACGCCTTGGTGGCGGACAGCCGCATCTGTTCGATGTGCTCGTTGACCGAGGCATCCTTCTCGATGAACGTATCCGACGAAGGCACGTAGGCTTCCGGCTGGTAGTAGTCGTAGTAGGAAACAAAATATTCCACCGCGTTGCGTGGAAAGAACTCCTTGAGCTCGCCGTAGAGCTGGGCGGCCAGGGTCTTGTTGTGCGCCATGACAATGGCGGGTCGCTGTACCCGGGCAATGACATTGGCCATGGTGAACGTCTTACCGGAGCCGGTCACCCCAAGCAGGGTCTGGTGCGCCAGCCCATCACCGATGCCCTCCACCAGGGATTCGATGGCGGCTGGCTGGTCACCCGCCGGCTCGTACTTGCTCACCACTT
It includes:
- a CDS encoding tetratricopeptide repeat protein: MLPKLAEAKYKAFISYSHADEKWAKWLHKALETYVVHRRLVGQETPAGTIPGKLSPVFRDRDELASATDLSNIIHQALSQSSALIAICSPAAARSRWVDDEILTFKRMGGEQRIFCLIVGGEPYASSQAENAAAECFPEALRYQLGEDGNLSDTPAEPIASDVRPGKDGKENAKLKLIAGLLAVGFDDLRQREAMRRQRRMALVASTSVAGMLVAFGLAAAAIIARDEAEAARRIAVIEAGKAQQTTEFLVKLFSVSDPSEARGNTVTAREILDKAARRIETELANQPEIQAALTGTIGEVYTSLGLYQQAMPLLETSLENRRALEGTQVKELAESLNRIARVSTVQADYPRAEALYNESVQALRDSGAEEALANSYAGLAELYFRMGQYERAQPLLMDVLDLRVKLLGPKSAKVADAIEELGLSHFDLGNLDQAEQMLTRSLALRREIYQGSIHPELAENLNNLASLYYQQGKLEEAKELFTESLTMFRELLGDVHPDLAAIYNNLALLNHDQKRLEPAETMYREALLQQQKIHGEEHPEVARSYNNLAYLLYDRGHRQEALEMVEKALQIALATQGLQHKDVASYRGTFGRWLAENGDYTRSVALLRESLAIKEGYFNWDHPSLLVTRFDLIESLAGAHALEEATALAQTTYDQLKLRPGEADWLTLVSESVYGDILSRNNNLEQGEPLLVHAYERLSQDTTVRAQYVRKSLQRLIDHFHRSGHEVRAKEFESTLLAISG
- the uvrB gene encoding excinuclease ABC subunit UvrB; amino-acid sequence: METRPFEVVSKYEPAGDQPAAIESLVEGIGDGLAHQTLLGVTGSGKTFTMANVIARVQRPAIVMAHNKTLAAQLYGELKEFFPRNAVEYFVSYYDYYQPEAYVPSSDTFIEKDASVNEHIEQMRLSATKALIERKDVIVVATVSAIYGLGDPDKYLKMVLHLDRGDIVDQRTILRRLAELQYTRNDADFRRATYRVRGDIIDIYPADSDLEAVRLSLFDEEIEEITLFDPLTGEVLHKVPRITIFPKSHYVTPRETIVKAIDQIKDELKARLEQLRDNNKLLEAQRLEQRTRYDLEMMQELGYCNGVENYSRYLSGRDSGQPPPTLFDYLPHDALLFIDESHVTVPQIGGMYRGDRSRKETLVEYGFRLPSALDNRPLKFEEWESLSPQTIFVSATPGKYEAEHAGAIVEQVVRPTGLVDPEVEVRPAATQVDDTLSEIHRCVAAKQRVLITVLTKRMAEDLTEYLADNGVRVRYLHSDIDTVERVEIIRDLRIGEFDVLVGINLLREGLDMPEVSLVAIFDADKEGFLRSDRSLIQTIGRAARNLEGRAILYADKITDSMRRALDETERRREKQLAHNAEHGITPKGIFKSVADIMEGAIAPGVPARGKRKVAEKGGAYKADQKPLTDQQRWARIEELEEQMYQHAKNLEFEAAAKIRDEIGRLKEQA